The nucleotide sequence AGGGCCCGGTCGTCGGTGTCGTCGGGCAGCGTGTCGTGGTGCACGCCGAGGTCCGAGAGGAAACGCGCGAGCAGTTCGTTCGCGGTGCGCGCGCCGTGGACGCAGTAGCCGCGCAGGTCCGCGTAGAGGGCCCCGTCCGGGAACGCCTCGCTCACCCGGTGCGCCACGTGGACGGCGAGGGCCGTCTTGCCGACTCCGCCCATGCCGGAGATGACGACGGGTCGGGTACGGGGGGTCGCGCCGGCCGGTCCGGCCGCGTGGTCGTCGGTGTCCCCGGCTCCCTCCGGTCCGGCCAGCCCCAGCGCCGTCCGGATCGCCGCCGTCTCCGCCGCCCGGCCCGTGAAGGCGTCCCCGTCGTACGGCAGCTGGAACGGCGGCCGGGGCGCGGTCCGCGCCGCGGGGGCGGGCGGGCGGGGGGCCGGTTCGCCGGTGAGGAGTTCCTGGTGGGCGCGCTGGACGGCGTCGCCGGGTTCCGTGCCGAGTTCGTCCACCAGGCTGCGGCGGAGCCGGTGGTAGACGGCGAAGGCGTCGGCCTGCCGGCCGGACCGGTGCAGGGCCAGCATGAGGCGCCGGTGGAAGCCCTCCCGCAGAGGGTGCTCTGCCGCGAGCGTGCTGAGCGCGGCGACGGCCTCCTGGTGCCTGCCGAGCTGGAGTTCCGCGTCGAAGCTCCATTCGAGGGCCTGGAGGCGGGCCTCCGCGAGCTGGTGGACCCGGAGCGCGGGGCCCTCGGAGTCGGCGAAGGGCGCCAGGTCGGCGAGGGGCGTGCCGCGCCACAGCGGCATGGCGAGCGCGGCCTCCCGGCGGACCTCCTCCCAGTCCTCGCGCCGGTGGGCGTGCCGTACGGCCCGGACGCGCGCCTCGAAGACGTCGGCGTCGAGCTCGCCCTCGTGGACGAGCAGCTGGTAGCCGGGGGCGAGGGTGCGCAGGCGCTCCTCGGCTCCTTCGGGGTCCACGGCGGCGAGGAGCCGGCGGAGCCGGGTGAGGTGGTTGGCGAGGGCGGCGTCGGCGCTGGCGGGGACGGAATCGCCCCACAGGGCCTCTTTGAGCGCGTCCCTGGAGACGGTCCGGTTCGCCTGGAGCAGCAGTGCCGCGAGGAGGACGCGGACCTTGGGTCCGCCGACGGGACGCGCCTCCGTGCCGTCGTGGAGGACGAGCGTCCCGAGCAGTCCGAACTTCACCACCATGCCCCCGCATCCTGGTAGGCCGTCCCACCTGCCCAGAGGCGGGTCCCGACGGCGTCCATCGTACGGTTCGGCACCCCTTGATTGATCAAACCGGCCGGGGGTTACCATATGAGCGCCGCCTAGCTCGAAAGATAAACTTGTGACTGTCAATGACGACTCGTTCACCAGCTGGAAGAACCGCGAGGAGATCGCGGAGTCGATGATCCCGATCATCGGGAAGCTGCACCGGGAGCAGGACATCACCGTCCTGGTCCACAGCCGCTCCCTGGTGAACAAGTCGGTGGTCAGCATCCTCAAGACCCACCGCTTCGCCCGCCAGATCGCCGGCGAGGAGCTGTCGGTCACCGAGACGCTCCCGTTCCTCCAGACGCTCACCACCCTCGATCTCGGCCCGTCCCAGATCGACATCGGCATGCTGGCCGCCGAGTACAAGACCGACAACCGCGGTCTCACGGTGGAGGAGTTCACCGCCGAGGCCGTCGCCGGTGCCACCGGTGAGAACAAGATCGAGCGCCGTGACGGACGCGACGTCGTCCTCTACGGCTTCGGCCGCATCGGCCGTCTCGTCGCCCGGCTCCTCATCGAGAAGGCCGGCTCGGGCAACGGTCTGCGCCTGCGCGCGATCGTCGTCCGCGGCGGTGGCGACCAGGACCTCGTCAAGCGCGCCTCGCTGCTGCGCCGCGACTCGATCCACGGCCAGTTCCAGGGCACCATCACGGTCGACGAGGCGAACAGCACGATCGTCGCCAACGGCAACACGATCAAGGTGATCTACGCCAACGACCCCTCCGAGGTCGACTACACGGCGTACGGCATCGAGAACGCCATCCTGATCGACAACACCGGCAAGTGGCGTGACCGCGAGGGCCTGTCGAAGCACCTGCGCCCCGGCATCGACAAGGTCGTCCTGACCGCGCCCGGCAAGGGTGACGTGCCGAACATCGTGCACGGCGTCAACCACGACACGATCAAGCCGGACGAGCAGATCCTCTCCTGCGCCTCCTGCACCACCAACGCGATCGTGCCGCCGCTGAAGGCGATGGACGACGAGTACGGCGTGCTCCGCGGCCACGTGGAGACGGTCCACTCGTTCACGAACGACCAGAACCTCCTGGACAACTACCACAAGGCCGACCGTCGCGGCCGCTCCGCGCCGCTCAACATGGTGATCACCGAGACCGGTGCAGCCTCGGCCGTCGCCAAGGCGCTGCCGGACCTCAAGGCCCCGATCACCGGCAGCTCGATCCGCGTCCCCGTCCCGGACGTCTCGATCGCCATCCTGAGCCTGCGTCTCGGCCGCGAGACCACCCGCGACGAGGTCCTCGAGTACCTCCGTGACGTCTCGCTGCACTCGCCGCTGAAGCGCCAGATCGACTTCACGACCGCCCCCGACGCCGTCTCGATGGACTTCGTGGGCTCGCGCCACGCGTCGATCGTCGACGCCGGCGCCACCAAGGTCGACGGCGACAACGCGATCCTCTACCTCTGGTACGACAACGAGTTCGGCTACTCGTGCCAGGTCATCCGGGTCGTCCAGCACGTCTCCGGTGTGGAGTACCCGACCTTCCCGGCCCCGGCGGTCTGATCCCCACCCGCCCAACGGCACGACCGCGCGCCGCACTTCCTCCGGGAGGTGCGGCGCGCCGTCGTATCCGGGCCGGGGGCGCTCCGTCGTCACCGGCCCGGGGGCGCGAACCGATCGCGGGGCTCCGGCGTCCCTCCCCGCATGGACACGTTCACGCACGGGATACGCCAGCTCCTGCGGTTCGCCGTACTGGAGGCGCGGTGCTGCGCCTTCGCCGTCGCGCTCGTCGGGGGGATCGCCGTCTCCTCCCTGCTGCCGGACCTTCCGGTCGCCCGCTACGACCTGCTGCTGCTGTACGGGATCGTCCTCACCGTCGTGGCCTGGAAGGTCGGGTGGGACACCGGGCGGGACATCGCGGTGATCGCCGCCTGCCACGCCACGGGCCTGCTCTTCGAGTTGGTGAAGGTGCGGATGGGCTCGTGGAGTTATCCGGAGGAGGCGCTGACGAAGGTCGGCGGGGTGCCGCTGTACGGCGGGTTCCTGTACGCGGCGCTGGGCAGTTACGTCTGCCGTGCGCGGCGCCTCTTCGACCTGCGGCTGACGGGCTACCGGCCGCGGGCGACGGCGGTGCTCGCCGCCGCCGTGTACGTGAACTTCTTCAGCCACCACTGGCTGCCCGACGCCCGGTGGGCCCTGGCGGCGCTGCTCCTCGTGGCGACGGCGGGGACCTGGGTGCGGTTCCGGGTGGGCGAACGCGACCACCGGATGCCGCTGGCCCTGTCGTTCGTCCTGATCGGCTTCTTCCTCTGGGTCGCGGAGAACGCGGCGACGTACGTCGGGGCGTGGAGCTATCCGCACCAGCTGGACGGCTGGCAGCCGGTGTCCCTCGCCAAGTTCGGCGCGTGGGCGCTGCTGATGACGGTCACGTTCGTCCTGGCAATGCCCTCCCGCTCGGTGCGACACGAGAATTGAAGCAATTTCGTGCACGCCCGCGGGGGACGTGGTACAGTCGACAGCAGTTGCAGTCGTGGTTCCCAAAGAAACTTACAGTGCCTTTGACGATTCGACATCGTCAGGCACTTTCTGTGTTTTCGGTGCAGTTTTCCGGACGGGGCAATCATCACGGCGACGCCGGAATCCGCACAGTGCGGCTTCCAGGGCTACGCCCCGAAGGAGATTTGACATGGCTAACGGCACCGTGAAGTGGTTCAACTCGGAAAAGGGCTTCGGCTTCATCGAGCAGGAGGGTGGCGGCCCGGACGTCTTCGCCCACTACTCCAACATCGCCACCTCGGGCTTCCGTGAGCTCCAGGAAGGCCAGAAGGTGACCTTCGACGTCACGCAGGGCCAGAAGGGCCCGCAGGCGGAGAACATCCTCCCCGCCTGACGTTGACACGTCCGACGCAGCTGGGGTCCTCACCCACGTGGTGAGGGCCCCGGCTCGTTGTGTTTTCCAGGCAGTTCGACGTATTCCCAGGCATATATCAGACTTTTCACGGACCGGACGCCTATTTCCATCCCTCGGCGTGGCCGGATCCGCACGCATATCGCGTTCGGTACGTTCCTGAAATTCATCGGGCCGCGGCCCGGTCGTGAATTCCTCGAAACGCACCGTTTCGAGGAAGGCCCCATGAACGACACGCACAGCACCCCCGCGGCGAAGGACGAATTCACGGCGCCGCCCGCCGGCACCCCGGCCCTGCCGCCGGCCGCCTCCTTCGCCGAGCTCGACCTGCCGGCCGAGGTCCTCGACGTCCTCGCCCGGCTCGGCCTCGACACGCCGTTCCCGATCCAGTCCGCGACCCTGCCCGACGCCCTCGCGGGGCGCGACGTCCTCGGACGCGGCCGCACCGGCTCCGGCAAGACCCTCGCCTTCGGCCTGCCGCTGCTCGTCCGCGCCGCCGGACGGCGCGCCGAGTCCCGCAGGCCCCACGCGCTGGTCCTCGTCCCGACGCGGGAACTGGCCCAGCAGGTCACTGACGCGCTCGAGCCGTTCGCCCGGGCCCTGAAGCTGCGCCTGGCCACCGTGGTCGGCGGCATGTCGATCGGCCGTCAGGCGACCGCCCTGCGCGACGGCGCCGAGGTCCTGATCGCCACCCCCGGCCGCCTCATGGACCTCGTCGAGCGCAAGGACTGCCGGCTCGACCGCGTGGCCGCCACCGTCCTCGACGAGGCCGACCAGATGGCCGACCTGGGCTTCATGCCGCAGGTCACCGAGCTGCTCGACCTGGTGCGCCCGGAGGGCCAGCGGATGCTGTTCTCCGCGACGCTCGACCGCAACGTCGACCTCCTCGTCGAGCGCTACCTGGCGGACCCGGTCGTCCACTCCGTCGACCCCTCGTCCGCCACCGTCTCCACGATGGACCACCACGTCCTGCACGTGCACGGTGCCGACAAGTTCGCCACCGCGACGGAGATCGCGGCCCGGGACGGACGGGTCATCATGTTCCTGGCGACCAAGGCGGCCGTCGACCGCTTCACCAAGCACCTCCTCGGCAGCGGCGTGCGGGCCGCCGCGCTGCACGGCGGCAAGTCCCAGCCGCTGCGCACCCGGACCCTCGACCGCTTCCGGTCCGGCGAGGTCCCCGTCCTCGTCGCCACCAACGTGGCTGCGCGCGGCATCCACGTCGACGAGCTCGACCTCGTCGTCAACGTCGACCCGCCCGCCGACCACAAGGACTACCTGCACCGTGGCGGGCGCACCGCGCGCGCCGGGGAGTCCGGGCTGGTCGTCACCCTGGTGACGCCCGAGGAGCGGCGTGACGTGGCCCGCCTCATGGCGGACGCGGGCATCCGCCCCCAGGTCACCCAGGTCCGTTCGGGCGAGGCCGCGCTGACCCGCATCACCGGCGCCCGAAAGCCCTCGGGCGTGCCCGTGGACGGCGCCGCGAAGAGCCAGGAGGGCGTCAGGCGCGGCGGCGCGGCCTTCCGTGGCATGGGGACCGTCCCGGGCCGCCCCGGCCGCGCCAAGAACGAGTCCCGCAAGGCCGCGGACGCCCGTAAGGCCGCCGAGGCCCGGCAGGCCGCGCGGATCCGCCGCGGCAAGTAGGCCGGTCGACCGGTCCGCCGGGGGGCCGGTGCCGCACGGTTTCCTGTCCTCGCTTCCGACGGTCACCGTCGGCGTTTCGGCCAGGGCCGGCTCGGCGGCGGGGCCGTCGCGGCCAAGGGTCGGTGTATCCCGCACGCTCGGCTTCTCGCGCCGCCGTGGGGTGCGGGGAGCGTCTGAAACACGTGTGTTCGAAGTCGACGCGATGTCGTTGAGCTCGGCAACGTACCCACAGACGCACCCCGGAGGCCCCCTTGAGCGATGCCACCGACACCAGCGGGACGGGGGCCGGCGCCGGCGTTCCGGCGCCGCGGCCCGCGCCCCCGAGCCCTCCCCCGCTGTCCCCTCCCCCCGCGAGCATCTCGGCGGGCCCCCGGGACGGGGACCTCACGGCGGAGCTGGAGGACGCCTACTGGGCGGTCCACGACGGCGCCGCCGCGCAGGCGACCGTCCGTGAGGTGCTGGCGCGGCTGCCGAGGATCATCGCGCGGATCGGGCGGCTCGCCTGGCGGGCCGACCGCGGGGCCACCGCGACCGTCGTCGGCTGCCAGCTGGCGTCGGCCGCCATGAGCGCCTTCGGTCTGATGGCCTCGGTGGCCGTGCTCCGGGAGCTGTTCGCCGAGGGCCCGACGCCCGACCGGGTCCGCGCGGCGGTCCCCCAGCTCCTCACGGTGGTCGGCTTCCTCGCCGCCCGCGCGCTGCTCGAAGCGGCCGTCGCCGTCGCCCAGGCGCGGGTCACCCCCAAGATCCGCACCGCGCTCGAATGCGAGTTCCTGCGGCTCACGGCCCACGTACGCCTGGAGGCCGTCGAGGACGCGGCCTGGCACGACGAGGTCCACCGGGCCAACGACCGGGGGCTGTACTTCGCCCGGCAGATCGTCGGGCAGGTCGTCTCCCTCGCCTCGGCGGCCCTCGGCATCCTCGGTACGGCGGGGGTCCTCGGCGTCCTGCACCCCGCCCTCCTGCCGCTCCTGCTGCTGTCCGTCCTGCCGGTGGGCGCGGCCGCCGTGCGGGGAGCACGGGACCGGTTCCGCTCCTTCATGCGCTGGAACGCGCTCCAGCGCAGGGTCCGGGTGTTCTCCTGGCTGCTGCTCGACGTGGACGCGGCCGCCGAGCTGCGCTCGGACACCGCCCAGGGCGCGCTCCTGGCCGAGCACCGCGGGCTGACCACCAGGATCGCCGAGGAGGACACCCGCCTCGGCACCCACTCGGCGGCGCTCAGCCTGGCGGGCCGGACGGTCGGCGGCCTCGGCACCGGGATCACGTACGCGGCCCTCGGGGCGATGCTGATCGCGGGGTGGCTGCCGCTGGCGGCCGGGGCCGGGGCGGTCCTGGCGATCCAGGCCGGGCAGGCGTCGCTGACCCGGCTCGTCGATGTCGCGCACCTCGTGTACGAGCACGCGCTGTGGGTCGACGACCTCCTCGCCGTACAGGAGAAGTGCCGTCGGCTGCTGCCACGGCGGTCCGCGCTCCGGGCGCCGGACCAGGTGAAGACGATCAGTCTTGAGGACGTCGGGTTCACCTATCCGGGCAAGGACGCTCCGGCCCTCGACGGGATCTCGCTGCGGCTGCACGCCGGGGAGACGGTCGCGTTCGTGGGGCTGAACGGCTCGGGCAAGAGCACCTGCGCCAAGGTGCTCGCGGGGCTGTACGAGCCCCAGCGCGGCACCGTGCGGTGGGACGGCACCGACGTCGCCGAGATGGACGCCGAGTCGGTGCACGCGCGGGTCGCCTGTGTGCTCCAGGACCCGCTGCACCTGCCGTTCAGCGCCCTGGCCAACCTCACGGTGTCCACCGGCACGCTCACCGAGGCGGATCCCCAGCGCGTTCTGGACGCGGCCCGCGCCGCCGGGGCCGACCAGGTCGTCGCCGCGCTGCCCGGTCAGTGGGAGACGCTGCTCTCCAAGCGGTTCCGGGGCGGGCAGGAGCTCTCCGGCGGGCAGTGGGCGAAGATCGCCGTGGCCCGCGGTCTGTACAAGAAGGCGCCCCTGCTGCTGCTCGACGAGCCGACCGCGAGCATGGACCCGCCGTCCGAACACGCCGTCTACGAGGCCGTGTTGCGCGGCCGGCTGCGGGAGGACCAGATCACCGTGCTCATCTCCCACCGGCTGGCCAGCGTCGTCGACTGCGACCGGATCTTCGTGTTCGACCGCGGCCGCGTGACGGAGTCAGGTTCGCACGACTCCCTGATGGCCCTCGGCGGCGCCTACGCTTCGATGTTCACCCTGCAGGCGGGCGGCTACCGCCCGCGCGACACGACGACCGGTGGCACGCCGAAGGAGACCCCGTGAGGGACGACGACCCGTGGGACACGATCCGTTCGCTCTCGGCCCTGTTCACGGAGTTCGACGCCGGACGGGGACTGACGCCGGAGGAGCAGTGGACGATGCAGGTGCTCAAGCTCACCGAGGAGGTCGGGGAGGCCGCCCAGGCGGTCATCGGAGC is from Streptomyces venezuelae ATCC 10712 and encodes:
- a CDS encoding glyceraldehyde-3-phosphate dehydrogenase; this encodes MTVNDDSFTSWKNREEIAESMIPIIGKLHREQDITVLVHSRSLVNKSVVSILKTHRFARQIAGEELSVTETLPFLQTLTTLDLGPSQIDIGMLAAEYKTDNRGLTVEEFTAEAVAGATGENKIERRDGRDVVLYGFGRIGRLVARLLIEKAGSGNGLRLRAIVVRGGGDQDLVKRASLLRRDSIHGQFQGTITVDEANSTIVANGNTIKVIYANDPSEVDYTAYGIENAILIDNTGKWRDREGLSKHLRPGIDKVVLTAPGKGDVPNIVHGVNHDTIKPDEQILSCASCTTNAIVPPLKAMDDEYGVLRGHVETVHSFTNDQNLLDNYHKADRRGRSAPLNMVITETGAASAVAKALPDLKAPITGSSIRVPVPDVSIAILSLRLGRETTRDEVLEYLRDVSLHSPLKRQIDFTTAPDAVSMDFVGSRHASIVDAGATKVDGDNAILYLWYDNEFGYSCQVIRVVQHVSGVEYPTFPAPAV
- a CDS encoding DUF817 domain-containing protein, which gives rise to MDTFTHGIRQLLRFAVLEARCCAFAVALVGGIAVSSLLPDLPVARYDLLLLYGIVLTVVAWKVGWDTGRDIAVIAACHATGLLFELVKVRMGSWSYPEEALTKVGGVPLYGGFLYAALGSYVCRARRLFDLRLTGYRPRATAVLAAAVYVNFFSHHWLPDARWALAALLLVATAGTWVRFRVGERDHRMPLALSFVLIGFFLWVAENAATYVGAWSYPHQLDGWQPVSLAKFGAWALLMTVTFVLAMPSRSVRHEN
- a CDS encoding cold-shock protein; its protein translation is MANGTVKWFNSEKGFGFIEQEGGGPDVFAHYSNIATSGFRELQEGQKVTFDVTQGQKGPQAENILPA
- a CDS encoding DEAD/DEAH box helicase, with amino-acid sequence MNDTHSTPAAKDEFTAPPAGTPALPPAASFAELDLPAEVLDVLARLGLDTPFPIQSATLPDALAGRDVLGRGRTGSGKTLAFGLPLLVRAAGRRAESRRPHALVLVPTRELAQQVTDALEPFARALKLRLATVVGGMSIGRQATALRDGAEVLIATPGRLMDLVERKDCRLDRVAATVLDEADQMADLGFMPQVTELLDLVRPEGQRMLFSATLDRNVDLLVERYLADPVVHSVDPSSATVSTMDHHVLHVHGADKFATATEIAARDGRVIMFLATKAAVDRFTKHLLGSGVRAAALHGGKSQPLRTRTLDRFRSGEVPVLVATNVAARGIHVDELDLVVNVDPPADHKDYLHRGGRTARAGESGLVVTLVTPEERRDVARLMADAGIRPQVTQVRSGEAALTRITGARKPSGVPVDGAAKSQEGVRRGGAAFRGMGTVPGRPGRAKNESRKAADARKAAEARQAARIRRGK
- a CDS encoding ABC transporter ATP-binding protein — encoded protein: MSDATDTSGTGAGAGVPAPRPAPPSPPPLSPPPASISAGPRDGDLTAELEDAYWAVHDGAAAQATVREVLARLPRIIARIGRLAWRADRGATATVVGCQLASAAMSAFGLMASVAVLRELFAEGPTPDRVRAAVPQLLTVVGFLAARALLEAAVAVAQARVTPKIRTALECEFLRLTAHVRLEAVEDAAWHDEVHRANDRGLYFARQIVGQVVSLASAALGILGTAGVLGVLHPALLPLLLLSVLPVGAAAVRGARDRFRSFMRWNALQRRVRVFSWLLLDVDAAAELRSDTAQGALLAEHRGLTTRIAEEDTRLGTHSAALSLAGRTVGGLGTGITYAALGAMLIAGWLPLAAGAGAVLAIQAGQASLTRLVDVAHLVYEHALWVDDLLAVQEKCRRLLPRRSALRAPDQVKTISLEDVGFTYPGKDAPALDGISLRLHAGETVAFVGLNGSGKSTCAKVLAGLYEPQRGTVRWDGTDVAEMDAESVHARVACVLQDPLHLPFSALANLTVSTGTLTEADPQRVLDAARAAGADQVVAALPGQWETLLSKRFRGGQELSGGQWAKIAVARGLYKKAPLLLLDEPTASMDPPSEHAVYEAVLRGRLREDQITVLISHRLASVVDCDRIFVFDRGRVTESGSHDSLMALGGAYASMFTLQAGGYRPRDTTTGGTPKETP